One region of Vespula vulgaris chromosome 9, iyVesVulg1.1, whole genome shotgun sequence genomic DNA includes:
- the LOC127066413 gene encoding maltase 1-like → MKHYGHYCTTDAKMFRTVCFCSLLLATGLVHGEIKNKGWWRNAVFYQIYPRSFMDSNDDGIGDLKGITSKLEHFVDAGVRGIWLSPIYASPMIDFGYDISDFKAIHPEFGTMQDFETLVAKSKKLGLKVILDLVPNHTSDKHEWFQKYLAGEEKYKDYYIWRKGRKDDGVTPPNNWISVFSGPAWTYNATLKEWYFHQFEYRQPDLNYSHPEVRAEMEEVIRFWLRKGVDGFRIDAVPHLFEIEDLRDEPRSSDPSATDRDYTYLNHIYTKDDPRTYELVQSWRNILDDYSDANNEDEKVMMTEAYTSLENTTKYYEYGSHIPFNFKLITDVNHNSSATDFKRIIETWMAHTPSTGSANWVLGNHDRSRTASRYPKRAVQMTMLPMILPGVAVTYYGEEIGMSDKNDISWEDTQDPQACNAGKDKYQSRSRDPNRTPFQWDNSTNAGFSKGNRTWLPVHESYKLLNLENQKNIVGPSVYKVYRSLIQLRNSSRALQEGNLRMNVVKFNTHFCYNCEMLVINREIPGESVTFFMSFSPVLDIFVELNKYMTLYNETYVEADGYYEERHKPYWNNLNLPPFQGAVVSSKN, encoded by the exons atgaaacatTACGGGCATTACTGCACAACAGATGCGAAGATGTTTCGCACGGTTTGCTTTTGTTCACTCTTGCTCGCTACTGGTCTCGTCCATGGCGAGATCAAAAACAAGGGATGGTGGAGGAACGCcgtattttatcaaatttatccaCGGAGTTTCATGGATTCCAATGATGATGGAATCGGCGATCTAAAAG GTATTACATCGAAATTGGAACATTTTGTCGACGCTGGAGTTCGAGGAATATGGCTTTCACCTATTTATGCGAGTCCAATGATAGATTTTGGTTACGACATATCAGATTTCAAAGCCATACATCCAGAGTTTGGTACCATGCAGGATTTCGAGACATTGGTGGCCAAATCGAAGAAACTTGGATTAAAA GTAATTCTTGATCTCGTACCAAATCATACATCCGACAAGCACGAATGGTTCCAAAAGTATCTCGCCGGGGAGGAAAAATATaaggattattatatttggaGAAAGGGCCGAAAGGATGATGGAGTGACGCCACCGAACAATTGGATCAGTGTGTTCAGTGGACCTGCGTGGACATACAATGCAACCTTGAAGGAATGGTATTTCCATCAATTCGAGTACAGGCAACCAGACTTGAATTACAGTCATCCAGAAGTGCGAGCCGAGATGGAA gAGGTCATTCGATTTTGGCTACGTAAAGGCGTAGACGGTTTTCGAATAGACGCCGTTCCGCATCTTTTCGAAATAGAAGATCTCCGTGATGAACCTAGAAGTTCGGATCCAAGTGCTACCGATCGTGATTACACTTATTTGAACCACATTTATACCAAAGATGATCCACGAACCTATGAACTGGTACAAAGCTGGAGAAACATTCTCGATGATTATTCCGATGCCAATAACGAGGATGAGAAG gTGATGATGACCGAGGCTTATACTTCTCTAGAAAATACTACGAAGTATTACGAGTACGGTTCTCACATACCATTTAATTTCAAACTGATCACTGACGTGAACCACAATTCGAGCGCGACCGATTTTAAGAGAATCATCGAGACATGGATGGCTCACACTCCAAGTACTGGAAGTGCCAATTGGGTG TTGGGAAATCACGATCGAAGTCGTACTGCCTCACGTTATCCAAAAAGGGCTGTCCAGATGACTATGTTACCAATGATTTTGCCTGGCGTTGCCGTCACTTATTACGGAGAAGAAATTGGAATGTCTGACAAGAATGACATATCTTGGGAGGATACACAAGATCCGCAGGCTTGTAATGCAGGAAAGGATAAGTATCAAAGCCGATCTCGCGATCCAAATCGCACACCTTTCCAATGGGACAATAGCACAAATGCTG GATTCAGTAAAGGTAATCGTACGTGGCTTCCTGTTCATGAAAGTTATAAACTATTGAATTTGGAAAATCAGAAGAATATCGTAGGTCCGTCAGTTTATAAGGTATATCGATCTTTGATTCAATTGCGTAACTCATCGCGTGCTCTTCAAGAAGGTAATTTGAGAATGAATGTAGTAAAATTCAACACTCATTTTTGTTACAACTGCGAAATGTTAGTTATTAATCGAGAAATCCCTGGAGAATCAGTAACTTTCTTTATGAGTTTCTCTCCAGTGTTAGATATTTTCGTAGAGTTGAACAAATATATGACACTGTACAATGAGACATATGTCGAAGCCGATGGCTATTATGAGGAGAG
- the LOC127066419 gene encoding maltase 1-like, protein MLREFLFCTILLATGFVHGEIKNKGWWKNAVFYQIYPRSFMDSGNDGVGDLKGITSKLEHFVDAGVRGIWLSPIYASPMVDFGYDISDFKAIHPEFGTMKDFETLVAKSKKLGLKVVLDLVPNHTSDKHEWFQKYLAGEKKYKDYYIWRKGRKNDGVTPPNNWISVFSGPAWTYNATLKEWYFHQFEYRQPDLNYNNPKVRAEMEDVIRFWLRKGVDGFRIDAVPHLYERNDLLDEPRSSDPSATTRDYTYLDHIYTKDDPRTYELVRSWRKVLDEYSDANNEDEKVMMTEAYTSLENTTKYYEYGSHIPFNFKLITDVNQNSSASDFKRIIEAWMAHTPSTASANWVLGNHDRSRTASRYPKRDFQMTMLPMILPGVAVTYYGEEIGMVDKSDISWEDTQDPQACNAGKNKYKSQSRDPNRTPFQWDSSKNAGFSKGNRTWLPVHENYKLLNLENQKSSIQQTLYKAYRSLIQLRNSSRALQEGNLKIKVLKLQTHFCNNCEILAISREVPGETVTLFMSFSPVVSLLVDLKKHMTLYKNTYVEVCPFFTARHVPRFLQVVLPPWQGFVVSSRN, encoded by the exons ATGTTAcgcgaatttttattttgtactaTCTTGCTCGCTACTGGTTTCGTCCATGGCGAGATCAAAAATAAGGGATGGTGGAAGAATGCCGTGTTCTATCAAATTTATCCACGGAGTTTCATGGACTCAGGTAACGATGGAGTCGGTGATTTGAAAG GTATTACATCGAAATTGGAACATTTCGTCGATGCTGGAGTTCGAGGAATATGGCTTTCACCTATTTATGCGAGTCCAATGGTAGATTTTGGTTACGACATATCTGATTTCAAAGCTATACATCCAGAGTTTGGTACGATGAAAGATTTCGAGACATTGGTGGCGAAATCGAAAAAACTTGGATTAAAA GTAGTTCTCGATCTCGTACCAAATCATACATCCGACAAGCACGAGTGGTTCCAAAAGTATCTCGCCggggagaaaaaatataaggattattatatttggaGAAAGGGACGAAAGAATGATGGAGTGACGCCACCGAACAATTGGATCAGTGTGTTCAGTGGTCCTGCGTGGACGTACAATGCAACCTTAAAGGAATGGTATTTCCATCAATTCGAGTATAGGCAACCAGACTTGAATTACAATAATCCAAAAGTTCGAGCCGAGATGGAA gACGTCATTCGATTTTGGCTACGTAAAGGCGTAGACGGTTTTCGTATAGATGCCGTTCCACACCTCTACGAGAGAAATGATCTCCTTGATGAACCCAGAAGTTCCGATCCAAGCGCTACGACTCGTGATTACACTTACTTGGATCATATTTATACCAAAGATGATCCTCGAACCTATGAACTTGTAAGAAGCTGGAGAAAGGTTCTTGATGAGTATTCCGATGCCAATAACGAGGATGAGAAG GTGATGATGACCGAAGCTTATACTTCTCTAGAAAATACTACGAAATATTACGAGTACGGTTCTCACATACCATTCAATTTCAAACTGATCACCGACGTGAATCAGAATTCGAGCGCTTCCGATTTTAAGAGAATCATTGAAGCGTGGATGGCTCACACTCCGAGCACTGCTAGTGCCAATTGGGTG tTAGGAAATCACGATCGAAGTCGTACTGCATCACGTTATCCaaaaagagattttcaaaTGACTATGCTACCGATGATCTTACCTGGCGTGGCCGTAACTTATTATGGAGAAGAAATCGGAATGGTTGACAAAAGTGACATATCTTGGGAGGACACGCAAGATCCTCAAGCTTGTAACGCCgggaagaataaatataaaagtcaaTCTCGTGATCCAAATCGCACTCCTTTCCAGTGGGACAGTAGTAAAAATGCGG GATTCAGCAAAGGTAATCGAACGTGGCTTCCGGttcatgaaaattataaattattgaatttgGAAAATCAAAAGAGCAGCATACAGCAAACACTTTATAAGGCATATCGATCTTTGATTCAATTGCGCAATTCGTCCCGCGCCCTTCAGGAAGGAAATCTGAAAATTAAGGTGCTGAAATTGCAGACACATTTTTGTAACAACTGTGAAATATTAGCAATCAGTCGAGAAGTTCCCGGAGAGACAGTGACTCTTTTTATGAGTTTCTCTCCAGTGGTTAGCCTTCTCGTAGACTTGAAAAAACACATGACACTTTACAAGAATACTTACGTCGAAGTCTGCCCCTTTTTTACCGCgag aCATGTACCGCGTTTCTTGCAAGTAGTCCTTCCACCTTGGCAGGGCTTTGTCGTATCATCTAGAAATTAG
- the LOC127066416 gene encoding maltase 1-like, with amino-acid sequence MTDANMLHALCLCTFFFATGLVNGEIKNKGWWKNAVFYQIYPRSFMDSDDDGIGDLKGISSKLEHFVDAGIQGIWLSPIYASPMIDFGYDISDFKAIHPEFGTMQDFEILVAQSKRHGLKIILDLVPNHTSDKHEWFQKYLAGEKKYKDYYIWKKGRKDDGVTPPNNWISLFSGPAWTYNATLKEWYFHQFEYRQPDLNYSNPEVRAEMEDVIRFWLRKGVDGFRIDAVPHLFERDDLRDEPRSSDPSATDRDYTYLDHIYTKDDPRTYELVKSWRKVLDDYSDANNEDEKVMMTEAYTSLENTTKYYDYGSHIPFNFKLITDVNHNSSASDFMRIIEAWMAHTPNTASANWVLGNHDRSRTASRYPKRDFQMTMLPMILPGVAVTYYGEEIGMVDKSDISWEDTQDPQACNAGKDKYQSRSRDPNRTPFQWDNSKNAGFSRANRTWLPVHENYKVINLQNRKNTTQQSLYKAYRSLIQLRKSSHALQHGALKMKVVKLKTDYCYNCEFLAISREVPGETITLFMSFSPVVTLPVNLNKHMTLYSHTYVEIDAYRTNRYKPIFNQVNLQPWQGVVVSSRK; translated from the exons ATGACGGACGCAAACATGTTACACGCACTTTGTCTTTGTACCTTTTTCTTCGCTACTGGTCTGGTCAATGGCGAGATCAAAAACAAGGGATGGTGGAAGAACGCTGTATTCTATCAAATCTATCCACGGAGTTTCATGGATTCGGATGATGATGGAATCGGAGATTTGAAAG GTATTTCATCGAAATTGGAACATTTCGTCGACGCAGGAATTCAAGGAATATGGCTTTCACCTATTTATGCGAGTCCAATGATAGATTTTGGTTACGACATATCAGATTTCAAAGCAATACATCCAGAGTTTGGTACGATGCAGGATTTCGAGATATTGGTAGCACAATCGAAACGACATGGATTAAAA ATAATTCTCGATCTCGTACCAAATCATACATCCGACAAGCACGAATGGTTCCAAAAGTATCTCGCTggggagaaaaaatataaggattattatatttggaaAAAAGGTCGAAAGGATGATGGAGTGACACCACCGAACAATTGGATCAGCTTGTTCAGTGGTCCTGCATGGACGTACAATGCAACCTTGAAGGAATGGTATTTCCATCAGTTCGAGTACAGGCAACCAGACTTGAATTATAGTAACCCAGAAGTGCGAGCCGAGATGGAA gaCGTCATTCGATTTTGGTTACGTAAAGGCGTGGACGGTTTTCGTATAGATGCCGTTCCACATCTCTTCGAGAGGGATGATCTCCGTGATGAACCCAGAAGTTCGGATCCAAGCGCTACCGATCGTGATTACACTTACTTGGACCACATTTACACTAAAGATGATCCTCGAACCTACGAACTTGTAAAAAGCTGGAGAAAGGTTCTTGATGATTATTCCGATGCCAATAACGAGGATGAGAAG GTGATGATGACCGAAGCTTATACTTCTCTAGAAAATACTACGAAATATTACGATTACGGTTCTCACATACCATTCAATTTCAAACTGATCACTGACGTAAATCATAATTCGAGCGCGTCTGATTTTATGAGAATCATCGAGGCATGGATGGCTCACACTCCAAACACTGCAAGTGCCAATTGGGTT TTAGGAAATCACGATCGAAGTCGTACCGCATCACGTTATCCAAAGAGGGATTTTCAAATGACTATGCTACCAATGATTTTGCCTGGTGTTGCCGTGACTTATTATGGAGAAGAAATCGGAATGGTGGACAAGAGTGATATATCTTGGGAAGATACGCAAGATCCGCAGGCTTGTAATGCCGGAAAGGATAAATATCAAAGTCGATCTCGCGATCCAAATCGTACACCTTTTCAATGGGATAATAGTAAAAATGCTG GATTCAGCAGAGCTAACCGAACGTGGCTTCCAGtacatgaaaattataaagtaatCAATTTGCAAAATCGAAAGAACACTACACAACAATCACTTTATAAGGCATATCGATCTTTGATTCAATTGCGAAAATCATCGCACGCTCTCCAGCATGGGGCATTGAAAATGAAGGTGGTAAAACTCAAAACagattattgttataattgcGAATTTTTAGCTATCAGCCGAGAAGTACCAGGAGAGACAATAACACTTTTCATGAGTTTTTCTCCAGTGGTTACCCTTCCCGTAAATTTGAATAAACATATGACACTTTACAGTCATACATATGTCGAAATCGATGCCTATCGTACGAAcag atataaacCAATTTTCAACCAAGTCAACCTTCAACCTTGGCAGGGGGTAGTCGTATCGTCTAGAAAGTAG
- the LOC127066417 gene encoding maltase 1-like gives MFRAICYCFFLLSTGLVNGEIKNKGWWRNAVFYQIYPRSFMDSNDDGVGDLKGISSKLEHFVDAGVRGIWLSPIYASPMVDFGYDISDFKAIHPEFGTMEDFETLVAQSKRHGLKVILDLVPNHTSDKHEWFQKYLAGEKKYKDYYIWRKGRKDDGVTPPNNWISLFSGPAWTYNATLKEWYFHQFEYRQPDLNYNNPEVRAEMEDIIRFWLRKGIDGFRIDAVPHLYERNDLLDEPRSSDPSATTRDYTYLDHIYTKDDPRTYELVRSWRKVLDDYSDANNEDEKVMMTEAYTSLENTTKYYDYGSHIPFNFKLITDVNHKSNASDFKKIIEAWMDHTPSTASANWVLGNHDRSRMVSRYPRRTLQMTMLLMVLPGVAVTYYGEEIGMYDKSDISWEDTQDPQGCNAGKDKYRSRSRDPYRTPFQWDNSKNAGFSKGNRTWLPVHQNYKVLNLQGQKVPTRVSLYNSYRSLIQLRKSSRALQEGTLKIKVVKLKTDYCYNCEILVVSREVPGETVTLFMSFSPVLNLLINLKEYMTLYDYTYVEVDAFRLKRYKPLILYVNLPPWDGVVVLSSNVP, from the exons ATGTTTCGTGCAATTTGCTactgtttcttcttattatctaCTGGTCTAGTCAATGGCGAGATCAAAAACAAAGGATGGTGGAGGAACGCTGTATTTTATCAAATCTATCCACGGAGTTTCATGGATTCTAATGACGATGGAGTCGGTGATCTAAAAG GTATTTCATCGAAATTGGAACATTTCGTCGACGCTGGAGTTCGAGGAATATGGCTTTCACCTATTTATGCGAGTCCAATGGTAGATTTTGGTTACGACATATCAGATTTCAAAGCCATACATCCAGAGTTTGGTACCATGGAGGATTTCGAGACATTGGTGGCGCAATCGAAACGACATGGATTAAAA GTAATTCTCGATCTTGTACCAAATCATACATCCGACAAACACGAATGGTTCCAAAAGTACCTCGCCggggagaaaaaatataaggattattatatttggaGAAAGGGACGAAAGGATGATGGAGTGACACCACCGAACAATTGGATCAGCTTGTTCAGTGGACCTGCGTGGACATACAATGCAACCTTAAAGGAATGGTATTTCCATCAATTCGAGTACAGGCAACCAGATTTGAATTACAATAATCCAGAAGTGCGAGCCGAGATGGAA gaCATCATTCGATTTTGGCTACGTAAAGGTATAGACGGTTTTCGTATAGATGCGGTTCCACATCTCTACGAGAGAAATGATCTCCTTGATGAACCCAGAAGTTCCGATCCAAGCGCTACGACTCGTGATTACACTTACTTGGATCATATTTATACCAAAGATGATCCTCGAACCTATGAACTTGTAAGAAGCTGGAGAAAGGTTCTTGATGACTATTCCGATGCCAATAACGAGGATGAGAAG GTGATGATGACCGAAGCTTATACTTCTCTAGAAAATACTACgaaatattatgattatgGTTCTCACATTCCATTCAATTTCAAACTAATTACCGATGTGAATCACAAGTCGAACGCGTCtgattttaagaaaattatcgagGCCTGGATGGATCACACTCCAAGCACTGCAAGTGCCAACTGGGTG tTAGGAAATCACGATCGAAGTCGTATGGTGTCACGTTATCCAAGAAGGACTTTGCAAATGACTATGCTATTAATGGTCTTGCCTGGCGTTGCTGTAACTTATTACGGAGAAGAAATTGGAATGTATGACAAGAGTGACATTTCTTGGGAAGATACGCAAGATCCGCAAGGTTGTAATGCTGGAAAGGATAAGTATCGAAGTCGATCTCGCGATCCATATCGTACACCTTTCCAATGGGACAATAGTAAAAATGCGG GATTCAGCAAAGGTAATCGAACGTGGCTTCCGGTACATCAAAATTACAAAGTATTAAATTTGCAAGGTCAAAAAGTACCCACACGAGTATCGCTTTATAACTCATATCGATCTTTGATTCAATTGCGAAAATCGTCCCGCGCTCTTCAGGAAGgaacattgaaaataaaagtggTGAAACTCAAAACGGATTATTGTTACAATTGTGAAATATTAGTTGTCAGCCGAGAAGTTCCCGGAGAGACAGTGACTCTATTTATGAGTTTCTCTCCAGTTTTAAATCTTCTCATAAACTTGAAAGAATACATGACACTCTATGATTATACATACGTCGAAGTGGACGCTTTTCGTCTAAAgag aTATAAACCGTTAATATTGTATGTAAATCTTCCTCCTTGGGATGGAGTAGTCGTATTATCTAGCAATGTTccataa
- the LOC127066411 gene encoding maltase 1-like, with protein MKHNRGKFIAVASMFRAVCFCSLLFATTLVYGEIKNKGWWKNAVFYQIYPRSFMDSDGDGIGDLKGITSKLEYFIDAGVRGIWLSPIYASPMIDFGYDISDFKAIHPEFGTMQDFETLVAKSKKLGLKVILDLVPNHTSDKHEWFQKYLAGEKKYKDYYIWRKGRKNDGVTPPNNWISVFSGPAWTYNATLKEWYFHQFEYRQPDLNYSHPEVRAEMEEVIRFWLRKGVDGFRIDAVPHLFEIEDLRDEPRSSDPSATDRDYTYLNHIYTKDDPRTYELVQSWRNILDDYSDANNEDEKVMMTEAYTSLENTTKFYDYGSHIPFNFKLITDVNHNSSATDFKRIIETWMAHTPSTGSANWVLGNHDRSRTASRYPLRDNQMTMLPMILPGVAVTYYGEEIGMVDKSDISWEDTQDPQACNAGKDKYQSRSRDPNRTPFQWDYTKNAGFSNGNRTWLPVHENYKTLNLLDQMNGTQQSLYKIYRSLIRLRNTSRALQQGDLKMKVLKFYTDYCYNCELLAISREVPGETVSLLMSFSPAVQLPIHLKDVMTLYNHTYIEIDAYYTKRYKFDSDIAYINPWAGYVISSSDQI; from the exons atgaagcATAATCGGGGAAAGTTCATAGCAGTCGCCAGCATGTTCCGCGCGGTTTGCTTTTGTTCCTTGTTGTTCGCAACTACTCTCGTCTATGGCGAGATCAAAAACAAAGGATGGTGGAAGAATGCCGTATTTTATCAAATCTATCCACGGAGTTTCATGGATTCCGATGGTGATGGAATTGGTGACCTAAAAG GCATTACGTCAAAACTGGAATATTTCATCGATGCTGGAGTTCGAGGAATATGGCTTTCACCTATTTATGCGAGTCCAATGATAGATTTTGGTTACGACATATCAGATTTCAAAGCCATACATCCAGAGTTTGGTACCATGCAGGATTTCGAGACATTGGTAGCCAAATCGAAGAAACTTGGATTAAAA GTAATTCTTGATCTCGTACCAAATCATACATCCGACAAGCACGAGTGGTTCCAAAAGTACCTCGCCggggagaaaaaatataaggattattatatttggaGAAAGGGCCGAAAGAATGATGGAGTGACACCACCGAACAATTGGATCAGTGTGTTCAGTGGTCCTGCGTGGACGTACAATGCGACCTTGAAGGAATGGTATTTCCATCAATTCGAGTACAGGCAACCAGACCTGAATTACAGTCATCCAGAAGTGCGAGCCGAGATGGAA gAGGTCATTCGATTTTGGCTACGTAAAGGCGTAGACGGTTTTCGAATAGACGCCGTTCCGCATCTTTTCGAAATAGAAGATCTCCGTGATGAACCTAGAAGTTCGGATCCAAGTGCTACCGATCGTGATTACACTTATTTGAACCACATTTATACCAAAGATGATCCACGAACCTATGAACTGGTACAAAGCTGGAGAAACATTCTCGACGATTATTCCGATGCCAATAACGAGGATGAGAAG gTGATGATGACCGAGGCTTATACTTCTCTAGAAAATACGACGAAATTTTACGATTACGGCTCTCACATACCATTCAATTTCAAACTGATCACTGACGTGAATCACAATTCGAGTGCGACCGATTTTAAGAGAATCATTGAGACATGGATGGCTCACACTCCAAGTACTGGAAGTGCTAATTGGGTG TTGGGAAATCATGATCGAAGTCGTACCGCATCACGTTATCCACTAAGGGATAATCAAATGACAATGCTACCAATGATCTTGCCTGGTGTCGCTGTAACTTATTACGGAGAAGAAATTGGAATGGTTGACAAGAGTGACATATCTTGGGAGGACACGCAAGATCCACAGGCTTGTAATGcaggaaaagataaatatcaaaGTCGATCTCGCGATCCAAATCGCACACCTTTCCAGTGGGACTATACTAAAAATGCAG GATTCAGCAATGGTAATCGAACGTGGCTTCCGGttcatgaaaattataaaacgttGAATTTGTTGGATCAAATGAACGGTACACAACAGTCACTTTATAAGATATATCGATCTTTGATTCGATTACGGAACACATCTCGCGCACTTCAACAAGGTGATTTGAAAATGAAGGTGTTAAAGTTCTACACGGATTATTGTTACAACTGCGAATTGTTAGCTATCAGCCGAGAAGTTCCCGGGGAGACAGTGTCTCTCCTAATGAGTTTTTCTCCTGCTGTACAACTTCCCATACATTTGAAAGATGTCATGACTCTTTACAATCATACTTATATTGAAATTGATGCCTATTATACGAAGAG atataaatttgattcCGATATTGCATACATAAATCCTTGGGCAGGATATGTTATATCGTCTAGTGATCAGATTTAA
- the LOC127066414 gene encoding maltase 1-like: MFRAVCFCSLLFATTLVYGEIKNKGWWKNAVFYQIYPRSFMDSNDDGVGDLKGITSKLEHFVDAGVRGIWLSPIYASPMIDFGYDISDFKAIHPEFGTMQDFETLVAKSKKLGLKVILDLVPNHTSDKHEWFQKYLAGEKKYKDYYIWRKGRKDDGVTPPNNWISLFSGSAWTYNATLKEWYFHQFEYRQPDLNYNNPEVRAEMEDVIRFWLGKGVDGFRIDAVPHLFEIEDLRDEPRSSDPSATDRDYTYLNHIYTKDDPRTYELVQSWRNILDDYSDANNEDEKVMMTEAYTSLENTTKYYEYGSHIPFNFKLITDVNQNSSASDFKRIIEAWMAHTPSTGSANWVLGNHDRSRTASRYPERSIQMNMLPMILPGVAVTYYGEEIGMVDKSDISWEDTQDPQACNAGKDKYRSRSRDPNRTPFQWDSNENSGFSKGNRTWLPVHDNYKGLNLENQKNTPQQSLYKMYRTLIQLRNTSRALQHGELKMKVMKFNTDYCYNCELLAISREVPGETVSLLMSFSPAIAVRVELKDVMTLYKNTYSEVDAFTPKRYSLNAGYVYVFPWEGRVISSSD, encoded by the exons ATGTTCCGCGCGGTTTGCTTTTGTTCCTTGTTGTTCGCAACTACTCTCGTCTATGGCGAGATCAAAAACAAAGGATGGTGGAAGAACGCTGTATTTTATCAAATCTATCCACGGAGTTTCATGGATTCCAATGACGACGGAGTCGGTGATCTAAAAG GTATTACATCGAAATTGGAACATTTCGTCGACGCTGGAGTTCGAGGAATATGGCTTTCACCTATTTATGCGAGTCCAATGATAGATTTTGGTTACGACATATCAGATTTCAAAGCCATACATCCAGAGTTTGGTACCATGCAGGATTTCGAGACATTGGTAGCCAAATCGAAGAAACTTGGATTAAAA GTAATTCTTGATCTCGTACCAAATCATACATCCGACAAGCACGAGTGGTTCCAAAAGTACCTCGCCggggagaaaaaatataaggattattatatttggaGAAAGGGACGAAAGGATGATGGAGTGACACCACCGAACAATTGGATCAGCTTGTTCAGTGGATCTGCGTGGACATACAATGCAACCTTAAAGGAATGGTATTTCCATCAATTCGAGTACAGGCAACCAGATTTGAATTACAATAACCCAGAAGTGCGAGCCGAGATGGAA gaCGTCATTCGATTTTGGTTAGGTAAAGGCGTAGACGGTTTTCGAATAGACGCCGTTCCGCATCTTTTCGAAATAGAAGATCTCCGTGATGAACCTAGAAGTTCGGATCCAAGTGCTACCGATCGTGATTACACTTATTTGAACCACATTTATACCAAAGATGATCCACGAACTTATGAACTGGTACAAAGCTGGAGAAACATTCTCGATGATTATTCCGATGCCAATAACGAGGATGAGAAG gTGATGATGACCGAGGCTTATACTTCTCTAGAAAATACTACGAAGTATTACGAGTACGGTTCTCACATACCATTTAATTTCAAACTGATCACTGACGTGAATCAGAATTCGAGCGCTTCCGATTTTAAGAGAATTATCGAGGCATGGATGGCGCATACTCCAAGCACTGGAAGTGCCAATTGGGTG TTGGGAAATCACGATCGAAGTCGTACCGCGTCACGTTATCCAGAAAGAAGTATTCAAATGAATATGTTACCAATGATCTTGCCTGGCGTTGCCGTAACTTATTACGGAGAGGAGATCGGAATGGTGGATAAGAGTGACATATCGTGGGAGGACACGCAAGATCCGCAAGCTTGTAATGCAGGAAAGGATAAGTATCGAAGTCGATCTCGTGATCCAAATCGCACACCTTTTCAATGGGACAGCAATGAAAATTCGG GATTCAGCAAAGGTAATCGAACATGGCTTCCAGTTCATGATAATTATAAAGGATTGAACTTGGAAAATCAAAAGAACACACCACAACAGTCACTTTATAAGATGTATCGAACTTTGATTCAATTACGTAACACATCGCGTGCACTTCAGCATGgtgaattaaaaatgaaggTAATGAAATTCAACACGGATTATTGTTATAACTGCGAATTGTTAGCTATCAGCCGAGAAGTTCCTGGAGAGACCGTGTCCCTCCTAATGAGTTTTTCTCCAGCTATAGCAGTTCGCGTAGAATTAAAGGATGTCATGactctttataaaaatacatatagtGAGGTTGATGCCTTTACTCCGAAGAG ATATAGTTTAAATGCCGGCTATGTATATGTTTTCCCTTGGGAAGGACGTGTTATATCGTCTAGTGATTAA